Part of the Deltaproteobacteria bacterium genome, ACGCACGCCTTTCTTGACCCCTTCCTTCGGATCCACAAAAACACAGGCCGGCGAGGCCTCGCTGCCCGTCCCCGCTGTCGTGGGAATCGCGATTACGGGAAGTCCCGGGTTCGGTACCCGGTCTGCGCCGAAGTAATCGGTGACCTTCCCGGTGTTCCTGATCATGACTGCCGCCATCTTGCCGCAGTCCATGGAGCTTCCGCCCCCGAGGGCGATCACCAGGTCGCAGCTTTTTTCCTTTAGAAAGTCGACGCAACGGTCGACCACCTCGTAGCTCGGTTCGGGCTGGGCCTCCTCAAAGGAGAAGACCTCACCCTTGATCTCCTCAAGGACACGTTCGGCGATCCCTGCCTCCACCACTCCGGGGTCGGTGACAAGACCGATCCGCGTGCCCCCGAGTCTGCGGATCTCCCGGTCGAGCTGGCCGAGAGCTCCGGGCCCGTGATGCAAGACCCTATTGGCAAGAAATTTGTCGACCCTTTCAGCCATGGTTTTCCTCTCCATAAACGCCGGCAACCGGGTTTTCTTCTTGATTTGGAGCGAGGCGGCAGGCCTCCGAGGCGGCCAACTCCCTCGGGTTCTCTCATGACGGCGCCTTGCTCGACCCGCGCAAAGGGATTTGCGTTCCTGTCAGGCCTTACCAGTACATCCCTAGGCAGCCAGCCAGCCGCCATCGACGACCAGCACGTGGCCGTTGACGAAGTCGGAGGCATCCGAAGCCAGGAACACCACAGGGCCGAAGAGATCATCCAACTCGCCCGTCCGCTTCATGGGGATTCTGCTCAGCACCCAATCCCGCTTGACCGGATCGTCCAAGAACGGAGCAGATATGGCCGTTCGGGTGAAAACCGGCGCGATGGCGTTGACGTTGATCCCTTTGACCCCCCACTCGATAGCCAGTGAATGGGTCAGCTGATTTACGCCGCCCTTACTTGGAGCGTAGGCGGCGTCTTCGGCCCTCCCCTGGAAACCCCGCACGGAGGAGATATTGATAATCTTCCCCTTGCCCTGTGCCAGCATGACTCGTCCGACGTGCTTGCAACAGAGAAACACGGATTTCAGGTTTATGTCAATAACCCGCTGCCACTGTCCGGCATCGAATTCGGAAATAGGCTCAAGGTGGACACCTCCCTGGCTGTTGACCAGGATGTCGATACCCCCGTAAGCCTCCACCACCTCTCCAACCAACTGTTCCACCTGGGCTTCGATAGTCACGTCGGCTGCAATGGACATCCCCTTGCGCCCGAGTCTACGGAGTGCCTCTGCGGTCTCCTTCAGTCCATCCGGTCCGCGGCCCACCACGCACACGTCGGCTCCGGCGGCACCCAGAGCCATGGCCATGGCCTGGCCCAGGCCCTTGTTGCCGCCCACCACCAGGGCCTTCCTGGTGTCGAGGCGGAAGCGATCGAGGGTCGATGGCGCTAGGGCGGCGATCTTATCAAGGTCTCCCATATCAATCCTCTTCCGGCATGATGTCGATGAGTCCTGTCTCTGGATCGGTGACCCTCCTGGTTTTGGCCTTCCCGAGAACGATCAGGCCCAGCTCGACACGGTAGCAACAACGCGTGCCGGGCTCCAGGTGGCCTACATAGAGCCTGTCCTCTGCCGTGTCATGGACCACGACGTGAATATGTGGTTCTCCCCCTGCCACCGATCCGTGGAGCGCGCCCACCTCGATGGGACCTTCGAGGGTGAAATAACGGTCCTTTGGGGGCAGGCCTGTCCCGGTGATCGTGTGGAGCTTGCAGACATCAAAAGAACCGATGCCCGAGGTTATGAGAGCCGCGTCCACTCCCTCTCTCTTGAGGAGTTCTCGAAGTTCCTCGATGATAAGGTCGCCTCGACGGAAAGAGACCATCATGGTCCGGACAGCGCCGGGCGCCTCGATGCTGATCATGTTTCACCTCCTGGGATCGTCGATCCGTGTCCTTTTGTCTGTTGCCAGTACGATTGATAAACCAACCTTCCTCCCGCCTGTCCGGTCCGAGATCTTCATCTTTGAGGCCCGTAGCCCCGGCATTTCCCGAGTGTCGAGCGGGGGATTTCGAGAAGCAGAAGTCTTAAAGAACCGCCGCAAGGTCCTAGCCTTTCAAAGCACCGGCCGTCATGCCGGAGATGAAGTATTCCGTAAAGAATGAATACAGCACGGCCACCGGAACCGAACCGACCAAGGAGGCGGCCATAAGGTCTCCCCAGAAATAAGCGTCTCCTCGAATGAGAGTCGTCGGCACAGCTACTGATATGGTCTTGTGGGCGGTACTGGAGATAAAGGTCAGGGCATAGACGAACTCGTTCCAGGAGAGGGTGAAGCTGAACATTCCCGAAAAGACGATTCCCGGAATGGCCATGGGAAGCACGATTTGGACAAGAGCTCTTATGCG contains:
- a CDS encoding glucose 1-dehydrogenase, with protein sequence MGDLDKIAALAPSTLDRFRLDTRKALVVGGNKGLGQAMAMALGAAGADVCVVGRGPDGLKETAEALRRLGRKGMSIAADVTIEAQVEQLVGEVVEAYGGIDILVNSQGGVHLEPISEFDAGQWQRVIDINLKSVFLCCKHVGRVMLAQGKGKIINISSVRGFQGRAEDAAYAPSKGGVNQLTHSLAIEWGVKGINVNAIAPVFTRTAISAPFLDDPVKRDWVLSRIPMKRTGELDDLFGPVVFLASDASDFVNGHVLVVDGGWLAA
- a CDS encoding DNA-binding protein: MISIEAPGAVRTMMVSFRRGDLIIEELRELLKREGVDAALITSGIGSFDVCKLHTITGTGLPPKDRYFTLEGPIEVGALHGSVAGGEPHIHVVVHDTAEDRLYVGHLEPGTRCCYRVELGLIVLGKAKTRRVTDPETGLIDIMPEED